Proteins from one Thalassophryne amazonica chromosome 20, fThaAma1.1, whole genome shotgun sequence genomic window:
- the LOC117502024 gene encoding LOW QUALITY PROTEIN: stathmin-like (The sequence of the model RefSeq protein was modified relative to this genomic sequence to represent the inferred CDS: deleted 2 bases in 2 codons): MEANFTLPPLIPVKLTCQCTERWLLLKIFRFKELDKRASGQAFEVLLGAPDGKGEFPLSPPKKKDVSLEEIQRKLDAAEERRKNHEAEVLKHLAEKREHGKEVQQKALEENNNFSKMAEEKLIRRWRQTKKTAQQIMAAMNEKFKEKDKKLVEVRKNKETKEGGSEEGTSED; this comes from the exons ATGGAGGCTAATTTTACTTTGCCCCCTCTAATTCCAGTTAAATTGACCTGCCAGTGCACTGAAAGATGGCTACTCCTGAAG ATATTCAGGTTCAAGGAACTGGACAAGAGGGCCTCCGGACAGGCCTTTGAGGTCCTCCTGGGTGCTCCTGATGGCAAGGGTGAATTCCCTTTGTCTcctcccaagaagaaggatgtctCACTGGAGGAAATCCAGAGGAAGCTGGATGCTGCAGAAGAGAGACGTAAG AACCATGAAGCTGAGGTTCTGAAGCACTTGGCTGAGAAGCGTGAGCATGGGAAGGAGGTCCAGCAGAAGGCTTTGGAGGAGAACAACAACTTCAGCAAGATGGCAGAGGAGAAACTCATCAGAAGATGGAGGCAAACAAAGAAAACCGCACAGCAAATTATGGCAGCGATGAATGAGAAATTCAAAGAGAAG GACAAAAAGTTGGTA GAAGTACGAAAGAACAAAGAAACCAAAGAG GGCGGCTCGGAAGAAGGAACCTCGGAAGACTGA